The following coding sequences lie in one Gemmatimonadaceae bacterium genomic window:
- a CDS encoding D-aminoacylase: MPSNLSRVFAACATICSTGLSAHAQAPAGTLIRNALVIDGRGTPARRADVRVVGDRITAVGQLTPQASERVVDAKGLALAPGFIDTHSHHDRGLFDARSAVAMVSQGVTTIVVGQDGGGMNLGAFFARLDSQPVAVNVASYVGHGAVRRAVLGDDFKRRATAAELARMQALVRTDMAAGALGLSTGLEYDPGIYSAPEEVMALAKVAGDAGGRYISHIRSEDRDFWPALNEVIAIGRANHMPVQVSHIKLGMLDLWGQADSVVHILNRARASGVQVTADIYPYLYWQSNLGVFYPKRNFSDSAETAFILAHLTAADDIIFNSVTGHPEYRGKTLAQIAVLRGKPASRTMMDLLAEPGGSGAGVVAKGMDDRDVATLMQWPFTNICSDGMSSGLHPRGFGSFPKVLGPYVRDRKLFPVEEAVRKMTSLAAANVGLVQRGMIAPGFFADLVLFDPATVTDHASFETPQAQATGIHAVWVNGAMVFDVGKPTGRYAGRALRRAQ; the protein is encoded by the coding sequence ATGCCGTCGAATCTCTCGCGCGTCTTCGCGGCGTGCGCCACGATCTGCAGTACCGGGCTGTCCGCTCACGCCCAGGCCCCCGCCGGCACCCTCATCCGCAACGCCCTCGTCATCGACGGCCGCGGCACACCCGCCCGTCGCGCGGATGTGCGCGTCGTTGGCGATCGTATCACCGCTGTTGGCCAACTCACGCCGCAGGCGTCTGAACGCGTGGTCGACGCCAAGGGGTTGGCGCTGGCCCCGGGCTTCATCGACACGCACAGTCATCACGATCGCGGCCTGTTCGACGCGCGTTCCGCGGTCGCCATGGTCAGCCAGGGCGTCACCACCATCGTGGTGGGTCAGGACGGCGGTGGCATGAACCTCGGCGCGTTCTTCGCCCGGCTCGACTCGCAACCCGTCGCGGTGAACGTGGCCTCGTACGTGGGACACGGCGCCGTTCGACGCGCCGTGCTTGGCGACGACTTCAAGCGTCGCGCGACCGCTGCCGAGCTGGCGCGCATGCAGGCGCTGGTGCGAACCGACATGGCGGCCGGTGCACTCGGCCTGTCCACCGGACTCGAATACGATCCCGGCATCTACTCGGCACCGGAAGAAGTGATGGCGCTGGCCAAGGTCGCCGGCGACGCGGGCGGTCGCTATATCAGTCACATTCGCAGTGAAGATCGTGACTTCTGGCCGGCACTGAACGAAGTGATCGCGATTGGTCGCGCAAATCACATGCCCGTGCAGGTGTCACACATCAAACTCGGCATGCTGGACTTGTGGGGACAGGCCGACAGCGTGGTGCACATTCTGAATCGTGCGCGCGCCTCGGGGGTGCAGGTGACCGCGGACATTTATCCGTACCTCTACTGGCAGTCGAATCTCGGCGTGTTCTATCCGAAGCGGAACTTCAGCGACAGTGCAGAGACCGCATTCATCCTTGCGCACCTCACGGCCGCCGACGACATCATCTTCAACAGCGTCACCGGGCATCCGGAGTATCGCGGCAAGACGCTGGCGCAAATCGCCGTCCTACGCGGCAAGCCGGCTTCGCGCACGATGATGGACTTGCTGGCGGAGCCCGGTGGATCAGGCGCGGGCGTCGTGGCGAAAGGCATGGACGACCGGGACGTCGCCACGCTCATGCAGTGGCCGTTCACCAACATCTGCAGCGACGGCATGTCCAGCGGATTGCATCCCCGTGGCTTCGGCAGTTTTCCCAAGGTGCTCGGTCCGTATGTGCGCGACCGGAAGTTGTTCCCGGTGGAGGAAGCCGTGCGCAAGATGACCAGCTTGGCCGCGGCGAACGTGGGGCTCGTGCAACGGGGAATGATTGCGCCGGGGTTCTTCGCGGATCTCGTGTTGTTCGATCCCGCTACGGTTACCGATCACGCCTCGTTCGAAACACCGCAAGCGCAGGCGACCGGCATTCACGCCGTGTGGGTGAACGGTGCCATGGTGTTCGACGTCGGGAAGCCGACCGGTCGCTACGCAGGCCGCGCACTGCGACGCGCACAATAG
- a CDS encoding response regulator: MVLPAASQSDLTPIRVLVVDDDIHVRYVMVRLLASQGFTVLEADSTDAALVVLKRDGAVPLVISDVSMPGRDGRELLREIRAKYTDTAVMMLTGDRDVATAVECLKVGAIDYLAKPVQLLELRARVDKALAERQLAMEVRRLRARYRNDLERQVHELSRKNQAMFLAQVQIAVTMLEAKDPYTRGHSGRVAQFAVATARQMGITGVLLEQIRLGGELHDIGKIGTRDAVLNKVGPLTDAEFVELRRHTVDGEAMLSVLRDDHPEVLHIVRWHHERIDGTGFPDGLSGDQIPVTARIVSVVDAFDAMTTTRPYRLGQPAELAWAELDRGAGQQFDRDVISAFRAAQSEHATISR, from the coding sequence ATGGTATTGCCTGCCGCATCCCAATCCGACCTGACACCCATTCGGGTGCTCGTGGTCGATGACGACATCCACGTCCGCTACGTGATGGTGCGCTTGCTGGCCAGTCAGGGATTCACGGTCCTCGAAGCCGACAGCACCGATGCTGCGCTTGTCGTCCTCAAGCGTGACGGCGCGGTGCCGCTGGTCATCAGCGACGTCAGCATGCCGGGCCGCGATGGGCGCGAGCTGCTTCGGGAGATCCGCGCCAAGTACACGGATACCGCAGTGATGATGTTGACCGGTGACCGCGACGTGGCCACGGCTGTCGAGTGCCTGAAAGTCGGCGCGATCGACTACCTCGCGAAACCCGTGCAGCTCCTGGAGCTTCGGGCGCGCGTCGACAAGGCGCTGGCGGAGCGCCAACTCGCCATGGAGGTTCGCCGGCTCCGCGCCCGGTATCGCAACGATCTTGAGCGACAAGTGCATGAACTCTCGCGCAAGAATCAGGCGATGTTTCTGGCGCAGGTGCAGATCGCGGTCACCATGCTGGAAGCCAAGGATCCATATACCAGAGGGCATTCGGGGCGCGTCGCCCAATTCGCCGTGGCCACCGCTCGCCAGATGGGGATCACAGGCGTGCTGCTGGAGCAGATTCGGCTGGGCGGCGAACTGCACGATATCGGCAAGATCGGGACACGCGACGCCGTGCTCAACAAGGTTGGGCCGCTGACTGACGCCGAGTTTGTGGAACTGCGTCGACACACCGTGGACGGGGAGGCCATGCTGAGTGTCTTGCGCGACGACCATCCGGAAGTGTTGCATATTGTGCGATGGCACCACGAGCGCATTGACGGCACGGGTTTTCCCGATGGCTTGTCGGGTGACCAGATTCCGGTGACGGCACGGATTGTGTCGGTAGTCGACGCCTTCGACGCGATGACCACGACCCGTCCCTATCGGCTGGGCCAGCCGGCCGAGCTCGCGTGGGCCGAACTGGATCGTGGTGCGGGACAGCAGTTCGACCGGGATGTGATCAGCGCATTCCGGGCCGCCCAATCGGAACACGCGACGATATCCCGCTAA
- a CDS encoding beta-lactamase family protein: MSTAVLALPVGLNAQPASLGSKAPPPAFTDPGRTAKLATAYPEIDRLMRAFAAQSNVPGIAYGIIVDGKLAHIGVAGLRDVPSKAPVDSVTVFRIASMTKSFTAVAILQLRDAGKLSLDQPAERYVPELAKLRYATTDAPKITIRDLLSHSAGFPEDNPWGDQQLSRTDAELSQMIERGIPFSTSPATGYEYSNFGFAILGRVVANVSGMPYPRYIKSKVLLPLGMTVTTLQAREVPADRLAHGYRRQDGAWLEEAQLPDGSFGPMGGMLTSITDLSKWVGFMLDAWPARDGDDTGPLKRSSRREMQQVIRYNGGTAMRDASGVPVLSAGGYGFGLGVRQNCLFRISIAHSGGLPGFGSLMRWLPEQGVGIVALGNLTYTSWGGVTEDALAALARTGGMVPREPQPAPVLLARQAQVSRLIAGWNEALADSLAAMNLYLDESKPRRRAGIAALVANAGGACRNEGKMVALNALRGSWRMRCGTGDLRITVTLAPTEPAGVQFLQVTSIKRDDALDALPVCR, translated from the coding sequence TTGAGCACCGCCGTTCTGGCCCTCCCGGTCGGATTGAACGCGCAGCCTGCTTCGCTCGGCAGCAAGGCGCCGCCGCCCGCGTTCACCGATCCCGGTCGCACCGCGAAACTCGCAACGGCTTATCCCGAGATCGACCGGTTGATGCGCGCATTTGCGGCCCAATCGAATGTGCCGGGCATCGCCTATGGCATCATCGTGGACGGCAAGCTGGCGCACATCGGCGTCGCCGGCCTGCGCGACGTGCCCAGCAAGGCGCCCGTGGACAGCGTCACGGTGTTCCGCATTGCGTCGATGACCAAGAGCTTCACCGCGGTCGCGATTCTGCAGTTGCGGGACGCGGGCAAGCTGTCGCTCGACCAGCCCGCCGAACGCTATGTGCCCGAACTCGCCAAACTGCGTTATGCCACCACCGATGCGCCGAAGATCACCATTCGCGACCTGCTCTCGCATTCGGCCGGATTTCCGGAAGACAATCCGTGGGGCGACCAACAGCTCTCGCGCACCGACGCGGAGCTGTCGCAGATGATCGAACGCGGTATTCCGTTCTCCACGTCGCCGGCCACCGGCTACGAATACTCGAACTTCGGATTTGCGATTCTTGGTCGCGTGGTGGCCAATGTGTCCGGCATGCCGTATCCCCGCTACATCAAGTCGAAAGTGCTGCTGCCATTGGGAATGACGGTGACCACGTTGCAGGCGCGCGAGGTGCCGGCCGATCGGCTGGCGCACGGCTATCGACGACAGGATGGCGCATGGCTGGAAGAAGCGCAGCTCCCCGATGGGTCGTTTGGTCCCATGGGAGGCATGCTTACCTCCATTACCGACTTAAGCAAATGGGTGGGCTTCATGCTGGATGCCTGGCCCGCACGCGATGGTGACGACACGGGGCCGCTCAAGCGGTCGTCGCGGCGCGAAATGCAGCAGGTCATTCGCTACAACGGCGGCACCGCCATGCGGGATGCCAGCGGTGTGCCGGTGCTCAGTGCCGGTGGATACGGGTTTGGTCTCGGGGTGCGACAGAATTGTCTATTTCGCATATCCATCGCGCATTCGGGCGGCCTGCCCGGATTCGGGTCGCTCATGCGCTGGCTGCCCGAGCAGGGTGTCGGTATTGTCGCACTGGGAAACCTCACCTACACTTCATGGGGCGGCGTGACGGAAGACGCGCTGGCGGCATTGGCACGAACAGGCGGGATGGTTCCGCGTGAACCGCAGCCGGCTCCGGTGCTCTTGGCACGGCAAGCGCAGGTGTCGCGGTTGATTGCGGGGTGGAACGAGGCGCTGGCCGACAGCCTCGCAGCGATGAATCTGTATCTCGACGAGTCCAAGCCCCGACGTAGGGCGGGCATCGCCGCGTTGGTCGCAAACGCCGGTGGCGCGTGTCGCAACGAGGGGAAGATGGTGGCGCTCAATGCGCTGCGCGGTAGTTGGCGGATGCGATGTGGTACCGGTGATCTGCGGATCACCGTGACGCTGGCGCCTACAGAACCGGCCGGTGTGCAGTTCCTGCAGGTCACGTCAATCAAGCGCGATGACGCGCTGGACGCGTTGCCGGTGTGCCGGTGA